CCGGACTTCGACAGCGTCTACCGCGACAACCGCGAGCGCGCCGAGGCGCTGCTGGTCACCGTGGACGTGCTCGTCTTCGTCGTCAGCCGGCAGACGTACCAGAACGCCGCCCTGGTGGACTTCCTGCGCACGGCGGTGGGCCACGGGCACCCCTACCTCCTCGTCTACAACGAGGCCACCCGCGAGGAGACGGCCCGGGGCCACCTGGAGAAGCTGGCCGCGGACGTGGGCCACCCCGCCCTGGCGCGCTACCTCGCGCCCCACCAGCCCGAGGTGGAGGCCGGCGAGAAGCCACTCGCGACGCACCCGCTCGACGGGGGCCCCTCGCTGTCCGCGCTCCTGGGAAAGCCCGAGCACACCCGCGCCCTCAAGGCCCGTGCCCTGGAGGCCTCGCTCCGGGACGCACGCGCGGACATGGAACGGCTGGCCGAGGCCTCCACCCGGGCCGCGCGGGAGCCCGAACGGTTGCGGCGGCGGCTGCGCCACGAGCTGCTGGGGGTGGGCCGGGCCGCGGCGCTCAAGGCGGTGCCCGCGGATGTGCTGGTGGAGGCCTTCCGCGACGAGCTCGACGCGCGCAGCGCCTTCCACCGCTACGTACGCCTGCCCTTCCGGGGCCTGGCCACGGCCCTCACGTTCCTCTCGCGCCAGGTGCGCCGCTCGTTCACCGGCCCCGAGCCCACCACCGCCCCGGTGGCGCAGGCGACCGAGGACACCCTGCGCGATGGCGTGCGCCGGCTGGTGGAGGGCCTCGCCCCGGAGGTGGCCGCCTGGAGGGGAGAGGCCGCCACGCGCGAGCTGCTCGCCCAGACCCTTGGCCCCGCGACCCTCGCGCGCCTGGACGAGCCGCTGGACGTCGAGGGACTCCAGTCCCGACCCGAGGAGCGCGAGGGCCTTTACGGCTTCTGCCGTGGGCTGGTGGCCCAGGAACTCCACGGCGGCGCGCGTGAGGAGATGCTGCAGACGCTCGCCACGCTCGTCTACTCGGTGCCTTCGGGAGCCGCCGCCGCGGTGACGGTGGCCACGGGGGGCCTCGGCCACGATGCGGTCATCTGGGCCGGCACGCTCCTGTCAACCCCCCTTCTGGAGCGTTTCGTGGATTTGCTGGGCGCGGACCTGCGCGAACGCGTCACCCAGCGCTGGGCCGACTCCCATGGCGCCCTCCTCGCCCAGGCCCTGGAACAACGCTTCTTCGCACCGCTCCTGGGCGCCCTGGACACCCAGGTGGCCGGGTGGGAACGCACCGCGACAACCCTGTCCGAGACAACCTCGCGAATCTCGTTCACAAGAGGAGTCGTGTCAGACCCCTCCCGCATGATGTAGTTCACCGCGACACGCGGAACACGAGGTGAGTGGGATTTCGTCGTACATGGGTTCAAATCTGGCTCGGTGCGGAGTAGGAATGCGGGTTGGGAACAGCGAAGTGGGGATGGGCGAGGGGGTTCGGGGTGACTTCGGAGATAGGGTCGAGGAAATGACCTTTGCAGTCCTGTTCCAACAACCTGATACGTCGTATTCCGCCGTGCCTACACTGTAGGGTGGGTTCAGGTATGGATAAGAAATTGGCGAAGACGATTGGGGAGGCCGCGCGTTCGGCCCGTCTGCGTGCGCAACTCACCCAGGCGGATGTAGCGGAGATGGTGGACCTGGTGACGGAGGTGTACGGACGCATCGAGCGCGGCGGCATGGTGCCGAGCGTGCCGACCTTGTTGAGGCTGTGCCGGGCGCTGCGGATCTCCGCGGACGAGTTGCTGGGGCTATCGGGTCCCGACGGAGCGCTCAAGCTGAGCGAGCCGCCCAACGAGCAGGGCGAGAAGCCCGAGGTGCGGGCGGTGCTGAGGGTGTTGCGCCAGCTGGACTCCGGGCAGATCAAGCTGCTGGGACGGCTCGCGGTGGCACTCAAGAAGGAGTAGAGCGTCCACGAGTGAGAGGTGGGATCGTATGCCCGGTAGGCGTCCGTGCCCCCTTCTACAGTGTAGCCCGGGGCATTGCTTGACCGGGGAGGTTGGCCGGGGAATTCTGCGCCCCGTGCCCGTGGACCTCATTCGAAGAATGGCCGCCCTGATGGTGGTGCTGCTGGTGGCGGTGGGCGTCGAGGCCCACGCCGAGCAGCTCCCCACGGTGGTCATCGACCCCTACCCTCTTGCCCCGCCACCGTCTCAGCCGGGAACGGGCTTGTGCACTGCGTCACGGGTGTCGACGAATCCGGCCGCGGACTTCCCCACGAGTAATGCCGGCTTCAACTTCGGGGTGAACACCTTCCTGGACACCCCGCCGGACGCATCCAATCCGAACGCGCGTGTCAGCTCGGTCCTGCGGACGTTGTTCGATCTGTCGAACAACAACGACACCGGGTTGAAGCTGAGCTACGGCGACTTCGAGAACGCCGCCCCCGGGTGCCGCAGCGGTGGCTGTGACTTCATCGCCAACGACACCTCCACCGCGTTCGCGACCCGGCTTCGCGGCTACTTCCACGTCACCTCGGACATGGTGGGCCTGCCGGTTCACTTCGGTTTCTACGCCGACGACGCGGTCGCCTTCACCATCTACGACAAGAGATCCCGCGCCTATCCGGTCATCAATCGGCCCCCTGTGCTCGGAGCAGCTACCTGGCGCACTACCAACAGCGTGACCTTCCTGAAGGAAGGCCTCTACGCCGTGGAGATCCTCTACACGGAGGTCACGGAACACGCCGCGTTGGAGATGTCGGTGTTCGTGGGAACCTTCTCCGACTTCGAGCGAAAGGCGAATGAACCCCCCATCGTCAAACTGAAGGACGCGGGCTTTGCCCTGGTCTCGCCCGTCTCGCTCTATCAGACGGAGACCGGACGCCCGTCGTATCCGGACCTGGGTTACTGCCAGCAGTGCAATCGCCAGTTCGCGAACACCTCGGGCAACAACGGCTGTGACCCCAGCTACTACTGCAACGGAGCGGCCCTCTGCGCCCCTTGTGACTCGGCCTTCTACTGTGGCCCGAGCTGCTCTCCGTGTGGCGGCAACACGCCCAATTGCGTCAATCGCAACGGGACCTTCACCTGCGTCCAGTGCACGGAGGACTCGCAGTGCCCCGGGGGCCGCTGTGACCCGATCACCAACCAGTGCGGTGGCTGCAACACCGACGCGCAGTGCCCCGGTGGCCAGCACTGTGACACCGAGCAGCACGAGTGCCGCGAGTGCATCACCGACGAGCACTGCGGCCGCGGCCAGTCCTGCACCAACAACACCTGCCAGTCCTGCTCCACCAACGACAGCTGCGCGGGCACCTCCTGCAACTGCTGCCCGCAGGGCCTCCAGTGCGCCTCTCCCTCCCCGGGTGCGCCCCCCTCCTGCGTCGAGTGCACCAACGACACCCAGTGCTCCGATGGCAAGCGCTGCGACATCGCCAATGGCCGCTGCGTCGCGCAGGTCGCCGAGTGCAACACCTCGGAGCGCTGCGGCTCCCAGTGCGCCAAGTGCCCCACGGATCGCCCCTACTGCCTGGACGGACAGGTCTGCGTCACCTGCCGCACCGACCTCGAGTGCGGTGACGGCAAGTTCTGCCTCAGCGGAGAGTGCGCTTCCTGCACCACCAACAACCGCTGTGGCTCGCGCTGCGAGGCCTGCCCCGCCGAAAGCCCCATCTGCCTCACCGACGGCACCCCCACCGGCAGCTCGTGCGTCGGCTGCACCGAGGACTCCCACTGCGGCCCCGGCGGCACCTGCGACCCCGTGTCGCGCACCTGCTCCACTCCCACGTGCTCGGTGACCTGCGCCGAGGGCGCCCTCTGCAACGGCGACTCCTGCGTCGAGTGCTTCGTCGACGCCCACTGCCCCTGCGGCGGCACCTGCGACACCGCCACCAACCAGTGCACCAGCTCCTGCAAGACCAGCAACGACTGCCTCGGGGTCGAGTACTGCTCGGCCGTCACCCTCGAGTGTGAGCGCGGCCGGCGCAAGCCTGGCACCGAGACCCAGGGCGGCGCTCCCTGCTGCGGCGCCACCGGTGAAACGCCTCCCAGTGGCCTCGCCCTGCTGCTCCTCGCGGCCGCCTTCCTCCTGCGGCGCTCCCGGGGAGTCGCATGAGCCGTCTGGCGCCCCTCCTGCTCGTCCTCCTGCTCACCCGCGCCGCCTCGGCCCAGGACGTTCGCTTCGACGTCCAGGCCTTCCGCCCCTCGGGAGCACCCCAGGACCTGGTCGGCGTCGGCCAATCCCGGCCCCTGTCCCACCTCTCCGTCTCCGGCGGCGCCTACCTCAACTTCATGTTGGATCCGCTGGTGCTCGTCGCCGCGGGCACCAACGCCAGGTCCGTCAGCCTCGTGGGCAACCGCCTCCAACTGGATGTCATGGCCTCCGTGGGCCTGTACAACTGGGTCGAGGTCGGCGTGGACATGCCCCTCGTCCTCTTCCAGGGCTCGGACAACCTGGAGGCCATCGGCACCGAGGGCTTCATCCAGTCCTTCACCCCCGCGGACCTGCGCCTCACCGCCAAGGCCGCCATCCCCGGTCTGCGCCGCTCCGCCGAGGGCAACGGCTTCGGCGGCGCCCTCACCCTCGGGATGAGCCTGCCCACCGGCCTGCAGGACGCGTTCGCCAGTGATGGCTCCGTCACCTGGTCTCCCGGGCTGGTGACGGACTACCGCTTCGAGTCGGGCGTCCTCCTGGCCTTCAACGCCGGGTTCTGGCTACGGCCCACCCGCCAGTTCATCAACACCCTCTGGGGCAACTCCCTCACCTTCGGACTCGGCGCCGAGGTGCCCATCCTGCGCGCCAATGGCATCACCGCCATGGGCATGCTCACCGGCAGCACCCCCCTGGAGAAGCTGCTCAACCAGCCGCAGGCCCTGCCCACCGAGTTCCTCGTCGGCCTGCGCTGGTACACGGGCCTCGGCCTCACCTTCACCGTCGGCGGAGGCGGCGGCTGCGGCTGCTCGCCCACCTCCCCCACCCTGCGCCTCTTCACCTCCATCATCTGGGTGCCCGCGAAGACCCGGGAGTGGGAGGCCATCCAGCGCTTCAAGGAGCCCCCGGAGCCGCCCCTTCCTCCGCCTCCTCCCGTGGATCCCGACGGCGACTCCGTCATCGGCGAGGGCGATCGCTGCCCCAACGCCCCCGGCCCCGTGGAGAACGGCGGCTGCCCCGACACCGACCGCGATGGCGACAGCGTGGTGGACCGGCTCGACCCCTGCCCCGTGCTCGCCGCGGGCCCGCGGGGCCGCAACGGCTGCCCGCTCGCTCGCATCGAGGGCAACAAGATCGTCATCCTCGACCAGGTCCACTTCGCCACCGACCAGGACGTCATCCTCCCCGAGTCCTTCCCCATCCTCGAGGAGGTGGCCCAGGAGCTGCTCGCGCACGAGGAAATCCAGCGCGTGCTCGTCGAGGCCCACACCGACGCCCGCGCCAACGACGCCTACAACTTCGACCTGTCGCGCCGCCGCTCCGTGAGCGTGCAGAACTTCCTGCTCGACAGCGGCATCGCCGTGGAGCGGCTGTGCTCGGCGGGCTTCGGCCGCAGCCGCCCCCTCACCGCCAATGACTCCGAGGCCAACATGGCCCTCAACCGCCGGGTGGAATTCACCATCCTCCCACCCGCGGAGGGAGCCCTCCCGCCCTGTCCGCCGGATCCCGCCGCGGGCTGGCAGGTGCCCCCGACGAAGAAGGGCGGCAAGCGCTCCGCGCCCGCGGGCTCGCGTTGAGGGGAGAGGGCGCAGGCCCCTCGGAGCCCGGGGCCCCCCGTCGGTGACGAGGGGCTCCACGCACGGGCCACTGCGAGGAAGCGGGGAAGGAAAGCTCGAGGGAAGCTGAACTCCCCGGGCACTCCGCCCGGAACGATATGCCCCGGGGCGGGCACCTCACGGGGAGACGACTAGCGGCTGGCCGTCTTGACCTCGAAGACGACCTCGGCCGCGGCCTTGCGCCGGCCGGCGGTGGCCGTCACCACCGTGCGCCCGGGCCCCACCGCCGTCACCTGCCCCGTGGGGGACACCGTCGCCACCGACCAGTCCGAGCTGTACCAGGTGACGGGCACGTCGCTCAGGGCGATGCTCCGGTTGTTGAACGTCCGGGCGCGCAACTGCTGCGTCTGCCCGGGCTTGGCGAAGATGACGTGGGTGGGCTCCACCTCCATGCGCGCGAAGTCCGAGCGCACCACCTGCACCGGCAGGCGGCGGCTGAGCGGCGGCACCGTCACGGTGATGGTGACCTGGCCCGGGGACACGCCGATGAGCCGCCCGTTCTCCACCCGCGCCACCGTCTCGTCACTCGACTCCCATTGGGGCGGCACGTCCACCAGGGGCTTGCCCAGCTCGTTCTTCACCACGGCGGAGATGGCGATGGAGTTGCCCGCCGTGAGGAAGTCCGCCCCCGCCACCCGGATGTCGAGCTGGCTGGGAATGGACACCTGCACCTCCACCGAGGCGCGCACCTTGCCGGCCGCCGCGGCGATGGTCGCCCGTCCGGACTTGCGCGCCACCACCACCCCATCCACCACCGAGGCCACATCCGGCGCCGAGCTCACCCAGCGCAGGTCCGCGTCCTCCACCGGATTGCCCGCCGCATCGAGCGCGATGGCCTCGAGCACGACGGACTCGCCCTGCTTGTGGAGCGGGCGGCTCTCCGGCATGGCGAGGGACAGGGTCGCCGGAGCGGAGCGGCAGCCCCCCAACACGAGGGAAGACAGCAAGAGCAGGGAGCGAGCGGACATCGAGCGATTCACGGGGGCAGGGGGGCGGACGGGCGTCAAGACGACGTGTCGAACGGCGGCGAAAGGGATTGTATTTCGTTACGCCCATCACGCCATTCTTTGCAAGCCCTCCCCCCTCACTCCGCCCTCCCGTCCGAGCCTTCCTTCATGCGCAGAGGAAAGTTCCGCGGTTCACGCCTCCGCGGCCCACGCCAGGCGGTAGGTGGCCCCGGGTGGAGCCAGGCTCACCGGAGGCAGGTAGAGCCCCGTCCGCTCCCGCGTCCACCACGCGCCCGTGCGCCGCCGGGTCTCCCGGTCCGTCATCCGGTAATCGTAGAGCACCGCTCGAATGAAGCGCGGGCGCTGTCCCGGGAAGGGATTGCCCGCGAAGAGCCCCTCCACCTCGGGGGAACCCTCCAGAAGTCTCACTATCAGTGCGAGCAACCAGGCAGGCGGTGAACCCAGCGCCGCGAACCACATCTGCCAATCCAGGCGGGGCTGATGCGGCGCCACCCACCGGGGCGCCTCGTCCAGCGAGCCTACCTTGTAGCGGAAGGGGTACTCGCGCCACGTCCGCCCATCCTCGGAGCCCTCGAGGGAGATCTCCGGCCGCCGCACCGTCATCACCGCGAAGAGCCCATACCCATTCACCGCGCGCAGGGGACGCGCCCGCTGCTCCAGCCACGCGAGCCAGTCCGGCACCCGGCGCGGGCGGTCGAAGCGGCCCAGCAGTTCCAGCGCGCCCAGGGCGAGCGGCGGCGCCACGGACAGCGCGGCCACTGCCGTCCGCCAGAGGGCCCGCGGCCGGGCGGGCGGGGGCACGGGCAGCACCCGCCCCAGGGCCGCGTCGTCCAGCAGCCACAGGCCCAGGGCCAGCGACTGCGCGTTGAAGAAGCCGTAGTTGCCCGTCACCAGGATGACGCCCTGCAACCCCGACAGGAACCAGAAGGCCAGCAACCGCAGCGGCCTCGGGGCGAAGACGAGGAAGGGAAACACCGTCTCCAGCGCCAGCACGGACAGGGTGGAATAGCGCTGGACCCGGCGGGGAAGCTGGTGCGCGGCCCACCCGGCCCGCGTGGGCAGCGGAGCCGTCTCGTAATAGACGTCGCACGCGGTGAGCTCCCGCCACGTCCGGTCGCCCGACTGCAACTTGGACAGCCCCGAGCCCAGGTAGAGGCGGAAGACGAGCATCCGCCACGCGAACACCTCCAGGGCGGAGGGCTCCCGGAGTCCCGCCCCCGGCCGCCACCCCGCCGGAGCGGTCAGCACCGCCAGCAGCCCCATCTCCAGGAGCAGCGCGTCCCACTGGAAGGAGAGGAACTCCCGCCCCACGGACACGTAGGACAGGTAGAGCGCCCACAGCCCCGCCAGCGAGGCCTGGGGCGCCAGGCCCAGCATCACCGCCAGGGACAGGGCCTGCCCGGCGCGAATGCCCCGCACCAGGGCCGCGTCGGACGCATCCCGCCAGAACACCGTGGGCAGCTTCAGGTAGCGCTCGCGGCCCAACGCGACCAGCCGGGGCGAGCCGAGCAGATCCTTCACGGGCAGGATGCCCCGCGAGCCATGCAGCCCCAACACCTGCCGGCCCAGGGAGGTGAAGGCAATGAAGTAGATGCCCCCCAGGGCCACCAGGAACGCCTGCCTCACGCGCCGGTGCTGGGGCGGCGCCACGGACCGCTCCACCCACCGCGCCAGCACCCCTCCCCCACGTGCCCGCGGGGGCCGCGGCCCCTCCCAGAAGGGCAGGGAGCCGAGCATCCGGAAGAACACCTGGGCACCTCGGGGACTGACAGCACGCATGGGGGCCTCCTCCGTCCTCCACCAAACCTGGGAGCGACACTCCTCCGTGCCACCCTCACGAGTCCCCCGCTCCCGAAGGGCCCAGGCGACCGAGCCGGGCTCCACTCCGCGCGCGGGTGCCTAGCTTTGCTCCATGAGCCAGCCCAAGAAACGAGCCAGACGGACCGAGCAGGTGGTTCCCGGAATCCACCGCTGGAGTGTCGAGGATGATCGGATCGGCGGCGTGCACAGCGAGGCCTACGCCGTGGTGTCCGACGACGGCGCCGTCACCCTCATCGATCCCCTCCCCATCACCTCGGACGCCCTGAACGCCCTGGGCCGGGTGGAAGCCATCGTGCTCACCGCGGGCAACCACCAGCGCGCGGCGTGGTCCCTGCGCAAGACGTTTGGCGCTCCCGTCTGGGCCCCGCTGGACGCCCATGGCCTGGAGGACTCGCCCGATGCCACCTACACCAACGGGGACAACCTTCCCGGGGGCCTCGTGGCCTACCACACGCCCGGCCCCGCCGAGGTCATGTTCACCCTCTGGAAGGAGCGGCCCCGGAGCGTCGTCTTCCTCTCCGACCTGCTCACCCATGACGAGCAGGGCACGCCCCGCTTCGTCGACAGCCAGTACCAGGACGACCCCGCCCGCACGCGCGCGAGCGTGCGGCGCATCCTCGAGCACCTGCCGGTGGAAGTCGTCTGCTTCGCCCACGGCCGCCCCATCCTCCACGACGGAGCGGCCGCGCTGCGCCAGGCCCTGAGCGAGGACTCCGAGTTCCCCGCCCCCATGGGGCCGTGAGACGGAAGAAGGCCCGCGAGCAGCCCCGCGGGCCTCGTCTTCCACTCAGGGCGCCGACGTCAGGGCCGGCGGCAGACCATCCAACACACACAGGTTGGTGGTCTCCTCGCAGAAGATGGGGAACGCGGGATCCAACGTCGAGCCCTGCCGCACCGCCCGGCAGAGGTTCTCATCGCGAACGGGGGGCGTGCCGGCTTCGCACTTGATGGCGGGGAACACGCCCACCGCCTCGTACGTGGCGGTGCAGTCCCCTTCCGAGTAGGTCAGCTCCGCCACCCACTGCGTGCCAGGGATGGCCGCCCGGCCCTGAACGCGCACGTTGCTCCACCGGTAGACGCGCTCCACCCCGTCCACCACCTGCCGCGCCTCGCTCATCGCCGGCACGGTGCAGACGTTGTCGTCGGACGGGTACTCGGAGGTGAACGGCCCCGAGGCCGACACCGCCACCGGCGCGCTGGGGGTGCCCGTCACCAGCGAGGCGGCGTTGAAGTAGACGGTGGGCGGGGTGCCGGAGTTGGGGATGCGGAAGGCCTGCGCCCCCACGATCTCCGCCTTCTTCTGGGCGCAGATGCCCGAGCCCGTCTTCAAGACATAGCGCACGGCGTGGTCGCCACGGCCCACGGTGCACTGGGGAGCGGGCTGTCCGACGTCACAGGCGCCCAACAGGGCCATGCATCCAACGGAGAACGTCCAGGTGGCGAGGAGTCGTTGTGTCTTCATGGTGTGTGGCTCCGGACTCAGAACGCCACGCGCGCGCCGATGCGGACGCTGCGCGGTGCCTGGTAGGAAATGGGCTTGCCGTAGTTGGGATTGAGGGTCGCCGGCTGGCCCGCGCGGTTCTTCAGCTCCGCCAGGGGCGTGCCATCCGTGATCGCCTCGACGTTGTCGAAGGTGTAGTTCTGATCCCGGCCGGTGACGGCCTGGAAGTTGAACAGGTTGAAGGCGTCCAGGGTGATGGTGCCGGTGAGACCCCGGCCGAGCTTGTAGTTGAAGCCCACGTGCGCATCCACGTTGTGCACCCAGGGCAGCCGGCCACCACTGCCGCGCGGCAGGATGTACGTGAAGCCCGCGCCGTAGATGTACTGCGAGCCCGTCACGTTGAGCGGCGTGCCCGACTGGGCGCGGTACGACAGGCCCACGTCCAGGCTCGTCACGCTCGACAGGAGGAACTCGCGCGAGCCGAACAGCTTGAGGTTGTGGGTGCGGTCCGACGCGAGCGGGCCCACCTTGTTCTGCGTCATGGAGACCAGGTCGAACTCCGAGGTGACGTTGGGCGCGAGCTGGCCGTTGTCCGGGCGGTAGAGGCCCGGGTAGTTGCCACGCAGAGAGGACCAGGTGTAGCTGGCCTGCGCGAGCCACAGGTCCGCGAACGCCTTGGTGAGGTAGACGGACACCGCGTCGTAGTCGCGAATGGCCTTGGGGAACGCGGCGCCGATGCCCCGGCCCGGGTTGCCGATGAAGTAGTTGGTCGCCTCGTTGATGGACATGTCCTCGATGACGTCGTTCATCGTGCGCCGCACGTAGCTGACTCCCAGCGTGGCGCGCGGGAGCACCTCGTACTCACCGCCCAGGGTGATTTCGTCCGAGGACTGGGGCCGCAGCTCGGGGTCCACCGGGCTGTTGATGGCGAAGGTCTGCCCGTTGTAGCGCGTCACCGCGGTGGACGGAGCACCCGACACCGTCGACAGGTTGCGCGAGTCACGGCACTCCGTGTACGGCGCGGCCTGGGTGAGCGGATCGCACCCGGGGCCTCCCGCCGCCGTGGCGGCACGGCTGCGCGTGGCGGTCAGGCGGGTGACGTTGGAGAACTGGGAGTTGATCATCGCCAGCACGCCGTTCTGGTAGTAGCGCGCGTAGGTGGCGAACAGCTTGGAGCGGCCCGTGCGGGTGAAGTCATAGATGAGACCCACGCGCGGGGAAACCTGGTTGGGCAGCGCGAAGGCCACGTTGCCCCCGTTGCCATAGATGGTCTGGGTGTCGTAGCGCAGGCCCGCGTTGAGGGTGACCCGGTCCAGGATGCTCCAGCTGTCCTGCAGGAAGAGGCCCAGGGCATCGGCGCGCGTGAAGGTGGGCACGCTCGCCTGGACGACCGGCTGATCCGGTCCCTTGAGGTAGCCGAAGGAGCGGAAGTCCGAGAAGCTCCTGCCGTCGGTCGACTCGTTGTAGAGCACGCCGCCCGAATAGGCGCGCTCGTCCTGGTTCGTCATCACCTCGACGTCGGCGCCCGCCTTGATGACGTGGTGGCCGAGCGCGGTGAGCAGCAGGGTGCCCACGGCGTTGGCCTGATAGCGCTCCACCGTGCGGTCCAGCAGGAAGCCGGGGCCGCCCAGGAAGTAGCGCGACACGGGGCAGCGCACGGCGTTGGTCGTGCCCGCGGGATCACACACGGAGGGGTCCGGCAGCGTCTCGAAGTCGTTGATGGAGTAGTAGCTCGGCGCGGCACTCGTGCCGGTGCGGCGCATGTCGAACTGGGGGATGCCCGACAGGCCCGTGGTCTGCCCAATGCCACTGCCATCCACCGGCAGCGAGGTGTCGCGCTGATGGTGCCAGCCCACGTTGGCATCCAGGAGCACGCGCTTGTCCAGGAAGGACGAGGACAGCTTGAGCGCGATGTCGCGCGTGTCCTGCGTGTAGATGTGCGCGAGCGTGTCGTAGCTGCCGTTGATGATGTTGCCGGAGGTGGTCTCCGTCTCCACGAGCCCGCTGTCGAGGTTGTAGCCGAAGCGGCCGTTGCCTCCCGAGCCGCTCGGCGTTCCCGTCACCGACAGGGTGAGGCCGTGGTCGGGATGCACCTGCCAGGTGAGCTTGCCGATGTACTGCACCGAGCGCTGGTCGGCGAAGTAGCGCTGGAAGGTGCCGGGAATGGGCTCCGTCTGGGAGAAGCCCTCGGCGTTCTTCACCGGCTTGCCATCCTCGCCGAGCACGAAGACGTTGAGGTTGCGATTGAGCGCGCGGCGGGTGAAGGAAGGCGCCACGCCCGCGAAGAACCACAACTTGTCCTTGACGATGGGGCCACCCAGGGTGGCGCCAAAGTCTCCCAGGTTCCACAGCCGCTGCGTCGTGGTGATGACGCTGCCCTCGGCCGCCACGCGCGTGGGCGTGCCCTCGAAAACCCCCGGGGTGAGGTTGCCGAACACCGAGCCATGGAACTCATTGGAGCCGGACTTGGTGACGGCCGTCATCACGCCACCCGTGGAGCGGCCGAACTCCGGCATGAAGCCACCGGTGATGACGTTCACCTCCTGGATGAACTCGACCGACAGGGGCGAGCCCAGCGTGCCGAGCGCGGGGTTGTTCGTGGACAGGCCATCCACCTGGAAGCCGTTCTCCGGCGAGCTGGTGCCATTGAGCGACACGCCATAGGAGTCCGTGCTGGAGCCGGGGGCGAACTCGGCGAGGCTCTCGAAGGAGCGCGACGCGGAGCCCTTGCTCCCGGGGCGCACCGTGGCCAGCCGGTTGATGAGCTCCGAGTCCACGTTCACGCCCGTGCGCGCCGAGCCCACGTCCACCGAGGGCGGCGTGCCCGACACCTCCACCGTCGTGGAGAAGGTATCCGGCAGCAGCTCCGCGTTGAGGCGGATGGTGCGGTTGAGGCGCAGGGTGATGTCCGTGCGCGAGTAGGGCTGGAAGCCCTCGCTGTCGAAGCGCAGGGTGTAGACACCCGGAGGCAGTTGCGGAATGAGGTAGAGCCCCGTCTTGTCGGTGACGACGGTCTGCTCTCCCTGGAGGCT
Above is a window of Cystobacter fuscus DNA encoding:
- a CDS encoding MBL fold metallo-hydrolase, whose translation is MSQPKKRARRTEQVVPGIHRWSVEDDRIGGVHSEAYAVVSDDGAVTLIDPLPITSDALNALGRVEAIVLTAGNHQRAAWSLRKTFGAPVWAPLDAHGLEDSPDATYTNGDNLPGGLVAYHTPGPAEVMFTLWKERPRSVVFLSDLLTHDEQGTPRFVDSQYQDDPARTRASVRRILEHLPVEVVCFAHGRPILHDGAAALRQALSEDSEFPAPMGP
- a CDS encoding TonB-dependent receptor: MNLHLESKQARVLVATLLLGACLWMPRAEAQQNTSVLTGTVVDASNKQPVADVVVTATSPSLQGEQTVVTDKTGLYLIPQLPPGVYTLRFDSEGFQPYSRTDITLRLNRTIRLNAELLPDTFSTTVEVSGTPPSVDVGSARTGVNVDSELINRLATVRPGSKGSASRSFESLAEFAPGSSTDSYGVSLNGTSSPENGFQVDGLSTNNPALGTLGSPLSVEFIQEVNVITGGFMPEFGRSTGGVMTAVTKSGSNEFHGSVFGNLTPGVFEGTPTRVAAEGSVITTTQRLWNLGDFGATLGGPIVKDKLWFFAGVAPSFTRRALNRNLNVFVLGEDGKPVKNAEGFSQTEPIPGTFQRYFADQRSVQYIGKLTWQVHPDHGLTLSVTGTPSGSGGNGRFGYNLDSGLVETETTSGNIINGSYDTLAHIYTQDTRDIALKLSSSFLDKRVLLDANVGWHHQRDTSLPVDGSGIGQTTGLSGIPQFDMRRTGTSAAPSYYSINDFETLPDPSVCDPAGTTNAVRCPVSRYFLGGPGFLLDRTVERYQANAVGTLLLTALGHHVIKAGADVEVMTNQDERAYSGGVLYNESTDGRSFSDFRSFGYLKGPDQPVVQASVPTFTRADALGLFLQDSWSILDRVTLNAGLRYDTQTIYGNGGNVAFALPNQVSPRVGLIYDFTRTGRSKLFATYARYYQNGVLAMINSQFSNVTRLTATRSRAATAAGGPGCDPLTQAAPYTECRDSRNLSTVSGAPSTAVTRYNGQTFAINSPVDPELRPQSSDEITLGGEYEVLPRATLGVSYVRRTMNDVIEDMSINEATNYFIGNPGRGIGAAFPKAIRDYDAVSVYLTKAFADLWLAQASYTWSSLRGNYPGLYRPDNGQLAPNVTSEFDLVSMTQNKVGPLASDRTHNLKLFGSREFLLSSVTSLDVGLSYRAQSGTPLNVTGSQYIYGAGFTYILPRGSGGRLPWVHNVDAHVGFNYKLGRGLTGTITLDAFNLFNFQAVTGRDQNYTFDNVEAITDGTPLAELKNRAGQPATLNPNYGKPISYQAPRSVRIGARVAF